One genomic window of Vulpes vulpes isolate BD-2025 chromosome 11, VulVul3, whole genome shotgun sequence includes the following:
- the LOC112912124 gene encoding olfactory receptor 51G2: protein MTLGSLESSSNISSTFLLSGIPGLEHMHIWISIPLCFIYLVSILGNCTILFIIKTEPSLHEPMYLFLSMLAVTDLGLSLCTLPTVLGIFWIGARDIGHDACFAQLFFIHCLSFLESSVLLSMAFDRFVAICRPLHYASILTNTVIGRIGLASLGRSVALIFPLPFMLKRFPYCGSPVLSHSYCLHQEVMKLACADIKANSVYGMFVIISTVGIDSLLILFSYALILRTVLSIASRAERFKALNTCVSHICAVLLFYTPMIGLSVIHRFGKQGSHLVQVIMGFVYLLFPPLMNPIVYSVKTKQIRDRVTHAFCC, encoded by the coding sequence atgactttgggatccctggaaaGCAGCAGCAACATTTCCTCCACCTTTCTGCTGAGTGGCATTCCTGGGCTGGAGCACATGCACATCTGGATCTCCATCCCACTGTGCTTTATATACCTGGTTTCCATCCTGGGTAACTGTACAATACTTTTTATCATTAAAACAGAGCCCTCACTCCATGAGCCTATGTACCTCTTCTTGTCCATGCTGGCTGTGACTGACCTGGGTCTGTCACTTTGCACCCTCCCTACAGTGCTGGGCATCTTTTGGATTGGAGCACGAGATATTGGTCACGATGCTTGTTTTGCTCAGCTCTTTTTTATTCACTGCTTGTCCTTCCTGGAGTCCTCTGTGCTACTATCCATGGCCTTTGACCGCTTTGTGGCCATTTGTCGCCCCTTGCACTATGCttccattctcaccaacactgtCATTGGCAGGATTGGCCTAGCTTCCCTAGGCCGCAGTGTAGCACTCATTTTTCCATTGCCTTTTATGCTCAAAAGATTCCCCTATTGTGGCTCTCCAGTTCTCTCACATTCTTATTGTCTCCACCAGGAAGTGATGAAATTGGCCTGTGCAGACATCAAAGCCAACAGTGTCTATGGCATGTTTGTCATTATTTCAACAGTGGGTATAGACTCACTGCTCATTCTCTTCTCTTATGCCCTGATCCTGCGTACTGTCCTGTCCATTGCATCCAGGGCTGAGAGATTCAAAGCTCTTAACACCTGTGTTTCTCACATATGTGCTGTGCTCCTCTTCTACACTCCCATGATTGGCTTATCTGTCATCCACCGCTTTGGGAAGCAGGGATCTCATCTGGTCCAGGTGATCATGGGCTTTGTATACCTTCTATTCCCTCCTCTGATGAACCCCATTGTCTACAGTGTGAAGACCAAACAGATCCGAGATCGTGTAACccatgctttttgttgctaa